From a region of the Pseudooceanicola aestuarii genome:
- a CDS encoding class I SAM-dependent methyltransferase → MASDFTVFLGEMMRNPREVSAIAPSSAAVARKMTEGVEDVEGPILEIGPGTGSFTRAILDRGVAPERLILMELNPRFCEELRRKFPGVRVLNQPAQEIEGIGVTNLGCVISGVPVLARPQIQREVVGNAFKVMSRDGVFVQITYSPNAPIPEDVQADMGLTARKRGTVWANLPPARVFEFRRKVQ, encoded by the coding sequence ATGGCAAGCGATTTTACGGTTTTTCTGGGCGAGATGATGCGCAACCCCAGGGAGGTGTCCGCAATCGCCCCCTCCTCCGCCGCCGTCGCCCGGAAGATGACCGAAGGGGTCGAGGACGTCGAAGGCCCGATCCTTGAAATCGGGCCGGGCACCGGGTCGTTCACCCGCGCCATTCTTGACCGGGGCGTCGCGCCCGAACGGCTGATCCTGATGGAGTTGAATCCCCGTTTCTGCGAGGAACTGCGCCGCAAGTTCCCCGGTGTCCGTGTGCTGAACCAGCCCGCGCAGGAGATCGAGGGCATCGGCGTCACCAACCTGGGCTGCGTGATCTCCGGCGTGCCGGTGCTGGCCCGGCCGCAGATCCAGCGCGAGGTCGTGGGCAACGCGTTCAAGGTGATGTCGCGCGATGGTGTCTTCGTGCAGATCACCTATTCCCCCAACGCCCCCATCCCCGAGGACGTGCAGGCCGACATGGGTCTGACCGCCCGCAAACGTGGCACCGTCTGGGCCAACCTGCCCCCCGCACGCGTCTTCGAATTTCGTCGCAAGGTGCAATAA
- a CDS encoding SspB family protein, whose protein sequence is MSRSIDYGNLMHRAMRGLIQQVLEGVAADGLPGAHHFFITFDTTHPEAELADWLRDRYPLEMTVVMQHWYDDLQVTDAGFGVTLNFGDSPERLFVPFDALRTFVDPSVEFGLRFETQDSGEDEEDDADITELPIPPDAEAQPETAQDETEDATDRAEGKDAEIVSLDSFRK, encoded by the coding sequence ATGTCCCGATCCATTGACTACGGAAATCTGATGCACCGCGCCATGCGCGGGTTGATCCAGCAGGTGCTGGAAGGCGTGGCCGCAGACGGCCTGCCTGGCGCGCATCATTTCTTCATCACCTTCGACACCACCCACCCGGAGGCCGAACTGGCTGATTGGCTGCGTGATCGCTACCCGCTGGAAATGACCGTGGTCATGCAGCATTGGTACGACGACCTGCAAGTCACCGATGCCGGGTTCGGCGTGACGCTGAATTTCGGCGACAGCCCGGAGCGGCTGTTCGTGCCCTTCGACGCGCTGCGCACCTTTGTCGATCCCTCCGTCGAATTCGGCCTGCGGTTCGAGACCCAGGACAGCGGCGAGGACGAGGAGGACGATGCCGACATCACCGAGCTGCCCATCCCGCCGGACGCCGAAGCCCAGCCCGAAACCGCGCAGGACGAGACGGAAGATGCAACCGATCGGGCGGAGGGCAAGGACGCCGAAATCGTCTCCCTCGATTCCTTCCGGAAGTAA